From Sphingomonas nostoxanthinifaciens, a single genomic window includes:
- the polA gene encoding DNA polymerase I: MSSNHLYLVDGSGYIFRAYHRLPPLTNKHGQPAGAVYGFTTMLWKLVEELNAAGQGAEGGPTHMAVIFDASSKTFRNDMYDQYKAHRPPPPEDLVPQFPMIRDATRAFSVPCIEEIGLEADDIIACYAKAALAQGWKVTIVSSDKDLMQLIEPGLDLLDTMNNRRLGPDHVREKFGVTPEQLGDVLALMGDSVDNVPGVPGIGPKTASELINAYGTLEAVLAAAPEIKKPKLRQSLIDHADAARLSRELVRLVCDRPLPEPLEDLALKGLPRAPLEAFLMDQGFRSLLTKLGGAEASAALPARVEDEPPFVHKDYETVVDAAHLDRWIAAAYAAGTVAVDTETDDLDCVRAELVGISLATAPGKACYIPLGHGAAGDLLSERPTQIDRAVALAKLKPLLEDPAVLKIGQNLKYDLIMFRRNGVDVAPYDDTMLLSYDLDAGLGGHGMDDLARRHLDHACIEFKAVCGTGKAAISFDKVPLDRATEYAAEDADVTLRLWRRLKPRLVRERATRVYELVDRPLVPVIAEMERAGVLVARDELARLSAEFGEEIVRLEGVIHTAAGGPFTIGSPKQLGEVLFDRLGLAGGRKGKSGVYSTDVTELERIAAEGEGPGAEVSRLVLEWRQLSKLKSTYTDALQAQINPASGRVHTSFSMAVAQTGRLSSTDPNLQNIPIRTELGRRIRHAFVAPPGHVILSADYSQIELRLAAHMADVPQLRAAFANGDDIHNLTAQELFGTVDRETRGRAKTINFAILYGISSWGLAGRLGVDRVEAQAIIDRYFDRFPGVRNYIAATISQVREQGFVTTLFGRKTHLPGIKGKTVGERQAAERQAINAPIQGTSADLIKRAMARMGPALAEAGLARVKMLLQVHDELVFEAPEADADAASTVIRAVMERAAEPHVSLSVPLGVEIGTGVSWGAAH; encoded by the coding sequence ATGTCTTCCAATCACCTCTATCTCGTCGACGGCTCGGGCTATATCTTCCGGGCTTATCATCGGCTTCCCCCGCTCACGAACAAGCATGGGCAGCCGGCGGGCGCGGTCTATGGCTTCACCACCATGTTGTGGAAGCTGGTCGAGGAGCTGAACGCCGCCGGCCAGGGCGCGGAGGGCGGGCCGACCCACATGGCGGTGATCTTCGACGCCTCGTCCAAGACATTCCGCAACGACATGTACGATCAGTACAAGGCGCACCGCCCGCCGCCGCCCGAAGACCTCGTCCCGCAATTTCCGATGATCCGTGATGCCACGCGCGCTTTCTCGGTGCCGTGCATCGAGGAGATCGGGCTGGAGGCCGACGACATCATCGCCTGCTATGCCAAGGCGGCGCTGGCGCAGGGCTGGAAGGTGACGATCGTCTCGTCCGACAAGGATCTGATGCAATTGATCGAGCCGGGGCTCGATCTGCTCGACACGATGAACAACCGCCGCCTCGGCCCCGATCACGTGCGCGAGAAGTTCGGCGTCACCCCCGAACAGCTCGGCGACGTGCTGGCGCTGATGGGCGACAGCGTCGACAACGTGCCTGGCGTGCCCGGCATCGGCCCCAAGACGGCGAGCGAGCTGATCAACGCCTACGGCACGCTGGAGGCGGTGCTGGCCGCCGCGCCCGAGATCAAGAAGCCCAAGCTGCGCCAGTCATTGATCGACCACGCCGATGCCGCGCGCCTCAGCCGCGAGCTGGTGCGCCTCGTCTGCGACCGCCCGCTGCCCGAACCGCTCGAGGATCTGGCGCTCAAGGGTCTGCCGCGCGCGCCGCTGGAGGCGTTCCTGATGGATCAGGGCTTCCGCTCGCTGCTGACCAAGCTCGGCGGCGCCGAGGCAAGCGCGGCGCTGCCCGCGCGCGTCGAGGACGAGCCGCCCTTCGTCCACAAGGATTATGAGACGGTCGTCGATGCGGCGCATCTCGATCGCTGGATCGCGGCGGCCTATGCCGCCGGCACGGTCGCGGTCGATACCGAGACCGACGATCTCGATTGCGTCCGCGCCGAACTGGTCGGCATCAGCCTCGCCACCGCGCCCGGCAAGGCCTGCTACATCCCGCTCGGCCACGGCGCCGCGGGCGACCTACTATCCGAACGCCCGACGCAGATCGACCGCGCGGTGGCACTGGCGAAGCTCAAGCCGCTGCTGGAGGATCCGGCCGTCCTGAAGATCGGCCAGAATCTGAAGTACGACCTCATCATGTTCCGCCGCAACGGCGTCGACGTCGCGCCTTATGACGACACGATGCTGCTGTCCTACGATCTCGATGCGGGCCTCGGCGGCCACGGCATGGACGATCTCGCTAGGCGCCACCTCGATCATGCCTGCATCGAGTTCAAGGCGGTGTGCGGCACCGGCAAGGCGGCGATCAGCTTCGACAAGGTGCCGCTCGACCGCGCGACCGAATATGCCGCCGAGGATGCCGACGTCACGCTGCGCCTGTGGCGGCGGCTCAAGCCGCGGCTGGTGCGCGAGCGCGCGACGCGCGTGTACGAGCTGGTCGACCGCCCGCTCGTTCCCGTCATCGCCGAGATGGAGCGCGCCGGCGTGCTGGTCGCACGCGACGAACTCGCCCGGCTGTCGGCCGAATTCGGCGAGGAGATCGTGCGGCTGGAGGGCGTGATCCACACCGCCGCCGGCGGCCCCTTCACCATCGGCAGCCCCAAACAACTGGGCGAGGTGCTGTTCGACCGGCTGGGCCTCGCCGGCGGGCGCAAGGGCAAATCGGGCGTCTACTCGACCGACGTCACCGAGCTGGAGCGCATCGCCGCCGAGGGTGAAGGCCCCGGCGCGGAAGTGTCGCGCCTCGTGCTCGAATGGCGCCAGCTCTCCAAGCTCAAGTCGACCTATACCGACGCGCTGCAGGCGCAGATCAACCCGGCGAGCGGCCGCGTCCACACCAGCTTCAGCATGGCGGTGGCGCAGACCGGGCGGCTGTCCTCGACCGACCCGAACCTGCAGAACATCCCGATCCGCACCGAGCTCGGCCGGCGCATCCGCCACGCTTTCGTGGCACCGCCGGGCCACGTGATCCTGTCGGCCGATTATTCGCAGATCGAGCTGCGTCTCGCCGCGCACATGGCCGACGTGCCGCAATTGCGCGCGGCGTTCGCCAACGGCGACGACATCCACAACCTGACCGCGCAGGAATTGTTCGGCACGGTCGATCGCGAGACGCGCGGGCGCGCCAAGACGATCAACTTCGCCATCCTCTACGGCATCTCGTCATGGGGGCTGGCCGGCCGGCTGGGCGTCGATCGGGTCGAGGCGCAGGCGATCATCGACCGCTATTTCGATCGCTTCCCGGGCGTGCGCAACTACATCGCCGCCACCATCTCGCAGGTGCGCGAGCAGGGCTTCGTCACCACCCTGTTCGGTCGCAAGACCCACCTGCCCGGCATCAAGGGCAAGACCGTCGGCGAGCGGCAGGCGGCCGAACGCCAGGCGATCAACGCGCCGATCCAAGGCACCAGCGCGGACCTCATCAAGCGGGCGATGGCACGCATGGGCCCGGCTTTGGCCGAAGCGGGTTTAGCGCGGGTGAAAATGCTGCTGCAGGTGCATGACGAATTGGTGTTCGAGGCGCCGGAAGCCGACGCCGACGCCGCCAGCACGGTGATCCGCGCGGTGATGGAGCGCGCCGCCGAGCCGCATGTATCGCTCTCGGTGCCACTGGGCGTCGAGATCGGCACCGGCGTGAGCTGGGGCGCGGCGCATTGA
- a CDS encoding FAD-dependent monooxygenase, which produces MERADVIILGGGLVGLTLALALDAHGLTSIVVDPAEPAAVLAKAFDGRASAVASASHAMLDAIGIGARLAGQGMPIRAIEVRDGLSPEALLFDPPQAGGPLGVMYENRRLRAALHEAAAEAPGIALLMPARAATTERDAAGVAVRLEDGRTLTAALLIGAEGRQSPTRAAAGINVARWSYDHTAVIATLGHERPHDGVAHEIFYPAGPFALLPMPNDADGPRSAIVWTVAAEHGAATIGLPDRAFMAEAEKRMGGMLGALRSASPRSGYPLGFHHTARITAERLALAGDAAHGIHPIAGQGLNLGFRDVATLAEVLVEGARLGMDLGDAQLLARYERWRALDSFLVAAATDSLTRLFGLPGAPARAIRRFGLGAVARIAPLKARFMAEARGETGDLPKLLQGATI; this is translated from the coding sequence ATGGAACGCGCGGACGTCATCATTCTCGGCGGCGGGCTGGTCGGGCTCACGCTCGCGCTAGCGCTCGACGCGCACGGCCTCACCAGCATCGTCGTCGACCCGGCCGAGCCGGCGGCCGTGCTGGCGAAGGCGTTCGACGGCCGCGCCTCGGCGGTTGCCAGCGCCAGCCACGCCATGCTCGACGCGATCGGCATCGGCGCGCGGCTGGCGGGGCAAGGCATGCCGATCCGCGCGATCGAGGTGCGCGACGGCCTTTCGCCCGAGGCTCTGCTGTTCGATCCGCCCCAGGCCGGCGGCCCGCTGGGCGTGATGTACGAGAATCGCCGGCTGCGCGCCGCGCTGCACGAGGCCGCGGCCGAAGCGCCCGGCATCGCCCTGCTGATGCCGGCGCGCGCTGCCACGACCGAGCGCGATGCCGCGGGCGTGGCGGTGCGGCTGGAGGACGGCCGCACGCTGACCGCCGCATTACTGATCGGCGCCGAGGGGCGCCAGTCGCCCACCCGCGCCGCAGCCGGCATCAACGTCGCGCGCTGGAGCTACGATCACACCGCGGTGATCGCCACCCTGGGGCACGAGCGGCCGCATGACGGCGTCGCGCACGAAATCTTCTACCCGGCGGGCCCGTTCGCTTTGCTGCCGATGCCCAACGATGCCGACGGCCCGCGCTCGGCGATCGTGTGGACGGTGGCGGCGGAGCATGGCGCCGCCACGATCGGCCTGCCCGATCGCGCCTTCATGGCCGAGGCGGAAAAGCGCATGGGCGGGATGCTCGGCGCGCTGCGATCGGCGAGCCCGCGCTCGGGCTATCCGCTCGGCTTCCACCATACCGCGCGCATCACCGCCGAGCGGCTGGCGCTGGCGGGCGACGCCGCGCACGGCATCCACCCGATCGCCGGCCAGGGCCTCAACCTCGGCTTCCGCGACGTGGCCACATTGGCGGAGGTGCTGGTCGAGGGCGCACGCCTTGGAATGGATCTCGGCGACGCGCAGTTGCTCGCCCGCTACGAACGCTGGCGCGCGCTCGACAGCTTCCTCGTCGCCGCCGCGACCGACAGCCTGACGCGGCTGTTCGGCCTGCCCGGCGCGCCGGCACGCGCGATCCGGCGCTTCGGCCTCGGCGCGGTGGCGCGCATCGCGCCGCTCAAGGCGCGCTTCATGGCCGAGGCGCGCGGCGAGACCGGCGACCTACCCAAATTGCTGCAAGGCGCCACGATCTAG
- a CDS encoding hemerythrin domain-containing protein, translating to MATTAETKPRLTNAKRAANARSEARKPDGRFSAGGSGSFEGTGAILAAGAAGLAVGLAANIARKFAVQAPTLLSGDWDQALTNEHQLTLKVFDAIEATGESSTTKRATLLMNLKHMLSKHALEEENVIYPALRDAGMIAEADGLNKDHGYVKQYLYDLTEMPKDSPSWIAKVRAFRTDIEKHMREEEETLFPALKAKLDADKNKELTGQMNKEGLKLA from the coding sequence ATGGCTACCACGGCTGAGACCAAGCCCCGTTTGACCAATGCCAAGCGCGCGGCCAATGCCCGCAGCGAGGCGCGCAAGCCCGATGGCCGCTTCAGCGCCGGCGGCAGCGGAAGCTTTGAGGGCACCGGCGCGATCCTCGCCGCCGGCGCTGCCGGCCTCGCGGTGGGCCTTGCCGCCAATATCGCGCGCAAGTTCGCGGTGCAGGCGCCGACCTTGCTGTCGGGCGACTGGGATCAGGCGCTGACCAACGAGCACCAGCTGACGCTCAAAGTGTTCGACGCGATCGAGGCGACTGGCGAGAGCAGCACGACCAAGCGCGCGACCCTGTTGATGAATCTCAAGCACATGCTGTCCAAGCATGCGCTGGAAGAGGAGAATGTGATCTATCCGGCGCTGCGCGACGCCGGGATGATCGCGGAGGCGGACGGCCTCAACAAGGATCACGGCTACGTGAAGCAGTATCTCTATGATCTGACCGAGATGCCGAAGGATTCACCGAGCTGGATTGCCAAGGTGCGCGCGTTCCGCACCGACATCGAGAAGCATATGCGCGAGGAAGAGGAGACTCTCTTCCCGGCGCTGAAGGCCAAGCTCGACGCGGACAAGAACAAGGAGCTGACCGGCCAGATGAACAAGGAAGGCCTGAAGCTCGCCTGA
- a CDS encoding lipopolysaccharide biosynthesis protein, whose amino-acid sequence MSKAACPVEATGPGDIETLAKGGRTNVFGFLLRLAARLPFLFIAGRWYGADALGRFAYATIIVEFAAQLATIGLKRGLAQQLSKTHRPHVHVVWDGLLVGWLTSLAAVILLMALPELMFPNSTINQRDYLLPLTIFGWAGSDIALAALAYRGDIGATVKARSLIEPWTISIAAFGLSWYSKRDGLILAYALSAIAALGASLWPLLRSYGAPRGWRPEPLRLYHIATRNLPLAGADAIEWGSRRLDIAMLGLFFSPAIVGIYYVAQQVASLPQKLKTSFDPILGPVITQNLEEGNLTAVAKQVRQVGFWIIAAQVGIALALSIPGKAVMGLVGPTFVGGTGALAVLLAAEAIAATAVVSEAALIYVAPKRNLAISVAMIAIQAMLSVLFVYAMRGLLPQIVAWGWVNPRPDFHDDAIAAAGPAVALMIALALASVAKAWLLKRLLGASVSGWRWSLVLAAMVAGLAGWAVTRLPHQLEWVELAIGVPLILGIYGAVVWYRGFNTDDRALFRFEPARA is encoded by the coding sequence TTGAGCAAGGCCGCCTGTCCGGTCGAGGCGACCGGCCCCGGCGACATCGAGACGCTCGCCAAGGGCGGCCGGACCAACGTGTTCGGCTTCCTGCTGAGGCTGGCGGCGCGGTTGCCCTTCCTGTTCATCGCCGGCCGCTGGTACGGGGCGGACGCGCTCGGCCGCTTCGCTTATGCCACGATCATCGTCGAGTTTGCGGCGCAGCTCGCAACGATCGGACTCAAGCGCGGTCTTGCACAGCAGCTATCCAAGACGCACCGCCCGCACGTCCATGTCGTGTGGGACGGGCTGCTGGTCGGATGGCTGACCTCGCTCGCCGCCGTCATCCTGCTGATGGCGCTGCCCGAGCTGATGTTCCCCAACAGCACGATCAACCAGCGCGACTATCTGCTGCCGCTCACCATCTTCGGCTGGGCGGGGTCGGACATCGCGCTGGCGGCGCTGGCCTATCGCGGTGATATCGGCGCGACGGTCAAGGCGCGCTCGCTGATCGAGCCGTGGACCATCTCGATCGCCGCCTTCGGCCTGTCCTGGTATTCCAAGCGCGACGGCCTGATCCTCGCCTACGCGCTTTCGGCCATAGCCGCCTTGGGGGCGTCGCTGTGGCCGTTGCTGCGCAGCTATGGCGCCCCGCGCGGCTGGCGGCCCGAGCCGCTGCGCCTCTATCACATCGCCACGCGCAACCTGCCGCTGGCCGGCGCCGACGCGATCGAATGGGGCTCGCGCCGCCTCGACATCGCGATGCTCGGCCTGTTCTTCTCGCCGGCGATCGTCGGCATCTATTACGTCGCGCAGCAGGTGGCGAGCCTGCCGCAGAAGCTGAAGACCAGCTTCGATCCGATCCTCGGCCCCGTCATCACCCAGAACCTTGAAGAGGGGAACCTCACCGCGGTCGCCAAGCAGGTGCGGCAGGTCGGCTTCTGGATCATCGCCGCGCAGGTCGGCATCGCGCTCGCTCTGTCGATTCCCGGCAAGGCGGTGATGGGGCTGGTCGGCCCGACCTTCGTCGGCGGCACCGGCGCGCTCGCGGTGCTGCTGGCGGCGGAGGCGATCGCCGCGACCGCGGTGGTGAGCGAGGCGGCGCTGATCTACGTCGCGCCCAAGCGCAATCTCGCCATCTCGGTCGCGATGATCGCGATCCAGGCCATGCTGTCGGTGCTGTTCGTCTACGCGATGCGCGGGCTGTTGCCGCAGATCGTGGCATGGGGCTGGGTCAATCCGCGCCCCGATTTCCACGACGATGCGATCGCCGCCGCCGGCCCGGCGGTCGCGCTAATGATCGCGCTCGCGCTCGCCTCGGTCGCCAAGGCGTGGCTGCTCAAGCGATTGCTGGGCGCGAGCGTATCGGGCTGGCGCTGGTCGCTGGTGCTGGCGGCGATGGTCGCCGGGCTGGCCGGCTGGGCGGTCACGCGCCTGCCGCACCAGCTTGAATGGGTCGAGCTCGCGATCGGCGTGCCGCTGATCCTCGGCATCTATGGCGCGGTCGTCTGGTACAGGGGGTTCAACACCGACGATCGCGCGCTCTTCCGTTTCGAGCCCGCTCGGGCGTAA